Proteins encoded by one window of Natronomonas salsuginis:
- a CDS encoding ribonuclease H-like domain-containing protein, translating to MRIENTYIGVDGVGETTERSLWECGALTWSEFDRTLCGSQTADRIESFIDRARPRLADGDSAFFESVLPSNERWRLYEDFREEACFFDIETTGLNHTNDVVTCVSAHRGGDTETLVRGDDLSRENLSELLDAPLLVTFNGARFDVPFLETSFDVDLDRPHLDLMYPCKRVGLTGGLKAIEPDVGVERDRPDISGRDAVRLWHEHERGVDGSLETLVSYNREDAVNLRTVADEAVDRLDRKLLP from the coding sequence GTGCGGATCGAAAACACCTATATCGGGGTCGACGGCGTCGGAGAAACCACCGAGCGGAGCCTGTGGGAGTGCGGTGCGCTCACGTGGTCGGAGTTCGATCGGACGCTGTGCGGGAGTCAGACGGCGGATCGGATCGAGTCATTCATTGACCGTGCGCGGCCGCGGCTGGCCGACGGTGACTCGGCGTTCTTCGAGTCGGTGCTTCCCTCGAACGAGCGCTGGCGGCTCTATGAGGACTTCCGCGAGGAGGCGTGCTTTTTCGACATCGAGACGACGGGGTTGAACCACACCAACGACGTCGTCACGTGCGTGAGCGCACACCGCGGCGGCGACACGGAGACGCTCGTTCGCGGCGACGACCTGAGCCGAGAGAACCTCTCGGAACTGCTCGACGCGCCCCTCCTCGTCACGTTCAACGGCGCGCGGTTCGACGTTCCGTTCCTCGAAACCTCGTTCGACGTGGATCTCGATCGCCCGCATCTCGATCTCATGTACCCCTGCAAGCGCGTCGGGCTGACGGGCGGCCTGAAGGCGATCGAACCCGACGTCGGCGTCGAGCGGGATCGCCCGGACATCTCCGGGCGGGACGCCGTCCGTCTCTGGCACGAACACGAACGCGGCGTCGACGGCTCCCTCGAAACGCTCGTCTCGTACAACCGCGAGGACGCGGTGAACCTGCGAACGGTCGCCGACGAGGCGGTCGACAGGCTCGACCGGAAACTCCTCCCGTAG
- the acs gene encoding acetate--CoA ligase → MDDGGPVDIGAWLAEQESFEPPESFVEGANVSDPDIYDEFAERWPECWERAAELLTWDRPWDRVLDESDAPTYRWFTGGRLNAAYNCVDRHVEAGRKNRAALRWIGKRGETETHTYGDLKRETEAFAAALLELGVEEDDVVTLYLPMIPELPIAMLACARIGAPHSVVFAGFSASALETRMERSGAEYLVTCDGYYRRGDALNHKGKADRAVRRIDRDIETVVVDRLGGGLPHSLSENQHDYDDLVERNRSNVVEPVVRDAEDDLFVMYTSGTTGEPKAVRHTTGGYLSHAAWTSHAVLDVKPADTYWCSADIGWITGHSYIVYGPLALGTTTIIYEETPDYPEKTRIWELIQRYDVNVFYTAPTAIRAFMKWGSEHPQGYDLSSLRLLGTVGEPINPKAWKWYYKHVGGEECPIVDTWWQAETGGMMITTLPAIGEMKPGSAGPPLPGISANVVDEAGEEVAPGEAGFLTVDKPWPGMLRGLASGDGERFVSEYWEAYSDPDADEWVYFPEDGAKIDEDGYITLLGRVDDVISVGDARIGTMELESAVVGVEGVAEAAVTGAGGTLIVYASTEQGYTGDAILGEAVEAAIERSIGEVAIPDHIVFTPELPKTRSGKIMRRLLEGIATGEELGDISALRNPEIVGELRARLSGDTRSYLESED, encoded by the coding sequence ATGGACGACGGCGGACCGGTCGATATCGGAGCGTGGCTCGCCGAGCAGGAGTCGTTCGAGCCGCCGGAGTCGTTCGTCGAGGGGGCGAACGTCTCTGACCCGGATATTTATGATGAGTTTGCGGAGCGGTGGCCCGAGTGTTGGGAGCGCGCCGCCGAGCTGCTGACCTGGGATCGACCCTGGGATCGAGTGTTGGACGAGTCGGACGCGCCGACGTATCGGTGGTTCACCGGCGGCCGGCTCAACGCCGCCTACAACTGCGTCGACAGACACGTTGAGGCGGGGCGGAAGAACCGCGCGGCGCTTCGATGGATCGGCAAACGCGGCGAGACGGAGACGCACACCTACGGGGATCTGAAACGGGAGACGGAGGCGTTCGCGGCCGCACTCTTGGAGCTAGGTGTCGAGGAGGACGATGTCGTCACGCTGTATCTGCCGATGATCCCCGAACTGCCGATCGCGATGTTGGCGTGCGCGCGGATCGGCGCGCCGCACTCGGTCGTCTTCGCCGGCTTCTCCGCGAGCGCGCTCGAAACGCGCATGGAGCGCTCCGGTGCGGAGTATCTCGTGACCTGCGACGGCTACTACCGTCGCGGGGACGCGCTCAATCACAAGGGGAAAGCTGACCGGGCGGTCCGGCGGATCGATCGGGATATCGAAACCGTCGTCGTCGACCGACTCGGCGGTGGATTGCCCCACTCGCTCAGCGAGAACCAACACGACTACGACGACCTCGTCGAACGGAACCGATCGAACGTCGTCGAGCCGGTCGTTCGCGACGCCGAGGACGACCTCTTCGTGATGTACACGTCGGGGACGACGGGTGAGCCGAAAGCCGTTCGGCACACGACAGGCGGCTATCTCTCTCACGCCGCGTGGACGTCGCACGCGGTGTTGGACGTGAAGCCGGCGGACACGTACTGGTGTTCGGCCGATATCGGGTGGATCACGGGGCACTCCTACATCGTCTACGGCCCGCTCGCGCTCGGCACCACGACGATCATCTACGAGGAGACGCCCGACTACCCCGAGAAGACCCGTATCTGGGAATTGATCCAGCGGTACGACGTGAACGTCTTTTACACGGCGCCGACGGCGATCCGTGCGTTCATGAAGTGGGGGTCGGAACATCCGCAGGGGTACGATCTGTCGTCGCTGCGGTTGCTGGGGACGGTCGGGGAGCCGATCAACCCGAAGGCGTGGAAGTGGTACTACAAACACGTCGGTGGCGAGGAATGTCCGATCGTCGACACCTGGTGGCAAGCGGAGACGGGGGGGATGATGATCACGACGCTGCCGGCGATCGGGGAGATGAAGCCGGGGTCGGCGGGGCCGCCGCTGCCCGGGATCAGCGCCAACGTCGTCGACGAGGCCGGCGAGGAGGTCGCTCCCGGCGAGGCCGGCTTCTTGACGGTAGACAAACCGTGGCCCGGCATGCTTCGGGGGCTCGCCAGCGGCGACGGCGAGCGGTTCGTTTCGGAGTACTGGGAGGCGTACTCGGATCCTGACGCCGACGAGTGGGTGTACTTCCCCGAAGACGGCGCGAAGATCGACGAGGACGGCTACATCACGCTGCTCGGGCGCGTCGATGACGTGATCTCCGTCGGCGACGCCCGGATCGGAACGATGGAGCTCGAGTCGGCGGTCGTCGGCGTCGAGGGGGTCGCCGAGGCCGCCGTCACGGGCGCGGGTGGAACCCTCATCGTCTACGCGAGCACCGAACAGGGATACACCGGGGACGCGATCCTCGGCGAGGCGGTCGAGGCAGCGATCGAACGGAGTATCGGCGAGGTCGCGATCCCAGACCACATCGTGTTCACGCCGGAGTTGCCGAAGACCCGATCCGGGAAGATCATGCGACGACTGCTCGAAGGAATCGCAACCGGCGAGGAGTTAGGTGATATCAGCGCGCTTCGCAATCCCGAGATCGTCGGCGAACTTCGCGCCCGTCTCTCCGGTGACACCCGGTCGTATCTGGAGTCCGAAGACTGA
- a CDS encoding deoxyribonuclease IV has protein sequence MLRIGAHTSIAGGVHNAVEEQLEYDGNCGQIFSHSPQVWREPSIGGEDAERFRERSAENDVGPWVIHTSYLVNLCTPKDDLREKSIASMQAELDAADLLDVPYVNVHLGAHTGAGVEGGLENAASALEELDVPDDVMILIESDAGSGTKLGGTFEELAGVLDRCALDLGICLDTAHLFGAGYDISTPEGVDETFAEFDDLVGLDRLEYVHLNDSKHECGTNKDEHAHVGEGLIGEAGMRAFVTHDAVADVPFVLETPTENGKSFAWNVERVRELHGE, from the coding sequence ATGTTACGGATCGGGGCTCACACCTCCATCGCGGGGGGCGTCCACAACGCGGTCGAAGAGCAACTGGAGTACGACGGCAACTGCGGGCAGATCTTCAGCCACTCTCCGCAAGTGTGGCGCGAGCCGAGTATCGGCGGGGAGGACGCCGAGCGGTTCCGCGAGCGCTCGGCCGAGAACGACGTCGGTCCGTGGGTCATTCACACCTCCTATCTCGTCAACCTCTGTACGCCGAAAGACGACCTGCGAGAGAAGTCGATCGCCTCGATGCAGGCCGAACTCGACGCGGCAGATCTGTTGGACGTTCCCTACGTAAACGTCCACTTGGGCGCGCACACGGGCGCGGGCGTCGAAGGCGGCCTCGAAAACGCCGCCTCGGCGCTCGAAGAACTCGACGTCCCCGACGACGTGATGATCCTCATCGAGTCCGACGCGGGGAGCGGAACGAAACTCGGCGGCACGTTCGAGGAACTGGCCGGCGTCCTCGATCGCTGTGCGCTGGATCTCGGCATCTGTCTCGACACGGCACACCTGTTTGGCGCGGGCTACGACATCTCGACGCCGGAGGGCGTCGACGAGACGTTCGCCGAGTTCGACGACCTCGTCGGTCTCGACCGCCTCGAGTACGTCCACCTCAACGACTCGAAACACGAGTGTGGGACGAACAAGGACGAACACGCCCACGTCGGCGAGGGGCTCATCGGCGAGGCCGGCATGCGCGCGTTCGTCACCCACGACGCCGTCGCCGACGTGCCGTTCGTCTTGGAGACGCCGACGGAGAACGGGAAGTCGTTCGCCTGGAACGTCGAGCGCGTTCGAGAGCTTCACGGGGAGTGA
- a CDS encoding cobyric acid synthase, which yields MEARTILVAGTASHVGKSTVAAGLCRYLAERGVDVAPFKAQNMSNNARAVARANGDGFGEIGVSQYVQANAARVPATTDHNPVLLKPRGDGESQLVLDGEAIEHFAAGEYYERHWERARETAEKAHERLAATHDVIVAEGAGSIAEINLHDRDLANVETARFADADVLLVADIERGGVFASILGTLELLPEDVRDRVVGVAITKFRGDRSLLEPGLDRIEQRTGVPVLGVLPYDDPGLPEEDSVSLPAVGSAETIGDDDGVAPDRTVTIAVPRFPRASNVTDVEPLARTRGVRVRFVPLDAPLDADAVVLTGTKNTVDDAIAAREAGLYAELRAFEGPIVGLCGGYQLLGERLANANVEGTGDAETVDGAGVLPVETRFSPEKTVEAVKRDLDGCGPLSGASGTVSGYEIHMGDSEHLADLDRPFDGEGAAAGDVLGTYLHGLFENRIAREAFAEAVYASAGRARPEARGDRESPYDRAAKLVAEIDLDALGL from the coding sequence ATGGAGGCCAGAACGATCCTCGTCGCCGGCACCGCGAGCCACGTCGGCAAGTCGACGGTCGCGGCCGGTCTGTGTCGGTATCTGGCCGAGAGGGGAGTCGACGTCGCGCCGTTCAAAGCCCAAAACATGTCCAACAACGCGCGTGCGGTCGCCCGGGCGAACGGCGACGGATTCGGCGAGATCGGCGTCTCACAGTACGTCCAGGCGAACGCGGCCCGCGTGCCGGCAACGACGGATCACAATCCGGTCCTGTTGAAACCCCGCGGCGACGGCGAGTCCCAACTGGTCCTCGACGGCGAGGCGATCGAGCACTTCGCCGCCGGGGAGTACTACGAGAGACACTGGGAGCGAGCGAGGGAAACCGCCGAGAAAGCGCACGAGCGGCTGGCGGCGACGCACGACGTGATCGTCGCCGAGGGGGCCGGCTCGATCGCCGAGATCAACCTCCACGACCGCGATCTGGCCAACGTCGAGACCGCGCGGTTCGCCGACGCCGACGTACTGCTAGTCGCGGATATCGAGCGCGGCGGCGTCTTCGCGTCCATCCTCGGGACGCTCGAACTACTGCCCGAGGACGTCCGCGACCGGGTCGTCGGCGTCGCGATCACCAAGTTCCGCGGTGATCGGTCGCTCCTCGAACCGGGGCTCGATCGCATCGAGCAACGGACGGGCGTGCCCGTCCTCGGCGTACTCCCCTACGACGACCCCGGGCTCCCCGAAGAGGACAGCGTCTCGCTGCCCGCCGTCGGCTCGGCCGAAACGATCGGTGACGACGACGGCGTCGCCCCCGATCGGACGGTGACGATCGCCGTCCCGCGGTTCCCCCGCGCCTCGAACGTCACCGACGTCGAGCCGCTGGCGCGCACGCGGGGCGTCCGCGTCCGCTTCGTTCCGCTCGATGCTCCGCTCGACGCCGACGCCGTAGTGCTCACAGGGACAAAAAACACCGTCGACGACGCCATCGCCGCGCGCGAGGCCGGGCTCTACGCGGAACTTCGAGCGTTCGAGGGGCCGATCGTCGGCCTCTGTGGCGGCTACCAGCTGCTCGGCGAGCGGTTGGCGAACGCGAACGTTGAGGGGACCGGCGACGCCGAGACGGTCGACGGTGCGGGCGTACTGCCGGTCGAAACCCGATTCAGTCCCGAGAAGACCGTCGAGGCCGTCAAGCGGGATCTCGATGGCTGTGGTCCTCTATCCGGAGCCTCCGGGACCGTCTCCGGCTACGAGATCCATATGGGCGACAGCGAACACCTCGCGGACCTCGATCGGCCCTTCGACGGCGAGGGAGCCGCCGCCGGCGACGTGCTCGGGACCTACCTGCACGGCCTCTTCGAGAACCGGATCGCCCGCGAGGCGTTCGCCGAGGCCGTCTACGCGTCCGCGGGGCGGGCTCGACCCGAAGCGAGGGGTGACCGGGAGTCGCCGTACGATCGGGCCGCGAAACTCGTCGCGGAGATCGATCTCGACGCGCTGGGACTCTGA
- a CDS encoding lipoate--protein ligase family protein yields the protein MDWRLISEERLPGPLSMAFDEVAAETIASGGPATVRLYRWTPSTVSLGYGNDASIVDWDHCADANVDVTRRQTGGGAIYHDSFGDVAYSIIAPKSAFPGDVTESYCELLSPVLAAFDSVGAGVGFASEESEALWNPICYLRSLDPAHDLVAPDGRKIAGNAQYRTRDAIVQHGSLTFDSDPARRLAPFVDPPLSADAFADRVGGLTDIPGVDIDRSTFVDLLETKLVAWADATIGEWTDAERERADDLRERKYDHDRWVRERDDPTA from the coding sequence ATGGACTGGCGGCTCATCTCCGAAGAACGACTCCCCGGCCCGCTCTCGATGGCCTTCGACGAGGTCGCCGCCGAGACGATCGCGTCGGGCGGCCCCGCGACGGTTCGACTCTATCGGTGGACGCCGAGCACCGTCTCGCTGGGCTACGGCAACGACGCCTCGATCGTCGACTGGGACCACTGCGCCGACGCGAACGTCGACGTCACGCGCCGACAGACCGGCGGCGGGGCGATCTACCACGACTCGTTCGGCGACGTAGCCTACTCGATCATCGCGCCGAAGTCGGCGTTCCCCGGCGACGTCACGGAGAGTTACTGCGAACTCTTATCGCCCGTGTTAGCCGCCTTCGATTCGGTCGGGGCCGGCGTCGGGTTCGCGAGCGAGGAATCGGAGGCGCTGTGGAACCCGATCTGCTACCTCCGGTCGCTCGATCCGGCGCACGACCTCGTCGCTCCCGACGGCCGAAAGATCGCCGGCAACGCCCAGTACCGAACCCGCGACGCGATCGTCCAGCACGGATCACTGACGTTCGATTCGGATCCGGCGCGCCGGCTGGCCCCGTTCGTCGACCCGCCGCTGTCCGCCGACGCGTTCGCCGACCGGGTCGGCGGGCTGACCGACATTCCGGGCGTCGACATCGACCGGTCGACGTTCGTTGACCTGCTCGAAACCAAACTCGTCGCGTGGGCCGACGCCACGATCGGCGAGTGGACGGACGCCGAACGCGAGCGCGCGGACGACCTCCGCGAACGCAAGTACGATCACGACCGGTGGGTGCGCGAGCGGGACGATCCGACGGCGTGA
- a CDS encoding bacterio-opsin activator domain-containing protein translates to MADHLRRQEYARLRAAAETTRERLVIRLIGEAGVRPAEQTRVRPGDVDRRRFGGVTHHFLSVRDDDDTPSRRTYLSGELAQTIDEYAATAGTDPDGRLLDITPRRVQMLVSEVADRAAETTGESWFADLSSRDLRRYFARRLLVEEGIDPRIVGTIGGWDRLGALEPYLEPADDAAVAAAFGDSDRSAVDGSGLSLDESDRVVGLELDADGRIVGAEGDVRSTLEYEPNAVVGTPFGRLFTDGSRERAKPKGLLSSASRDDLTVETCWFRRADGERARLSALVCARRGDDHLTGFTAVLWDADADDGNWTASTFRRAVSAAGQPVCFATADGELEYVNLAFEELTGYTQSEVVGRPAADILSSGEDLEAYDESLRGTVSDGEPWVGQVTIRRKSGERVHLRQTVAPIGGGEFVVIVATDVTERVRRERALARRCETLEGLEGLVADINAAGRELIDASTRSEIEAAVCASLADSDAYLAAWIGGTAPGDPQLRPREGAGAAIVGDSPFTTDAGVLSSALETDHPRVAGGEFSADVAGPFDPEDVSDARAVGVVPLAYGETTYGLLVVFTDRGTAFGDRERTLLSDLGAHVGHAITAIERRNLLLADTVVELEFNCTDRGAFLVSATAAHECTCSIEAVVPVSEDSLLFYATLSNASPDAFLDTATAAPGVTDGRYIREYDDRSLLEFTVEGSSPALTLTELSATIREGVAAAGTQTLRAEISQEMSVRSVVEGLQASFPDTALRAKQAVDRPVETVADFQDSLAETLTDKQRAALRAAYFAGYFDWPRGSTAEEVADSMGVSSPTLHNHLRKAERKLLSSFFEHTRDHIGGGPPHI, encoded by the coding sequence ATGGCCGATCACCTCCGCCGACAAGAGTACGCGCGTCTCCGCGCGGCGGCCGAAACGACGCGGGAGCGGCTCGTCATTCGGCTCATCGGCGAAGCCGGCGTCAGGCCAGCCGAACAGACCCGCGTTCGGCCCGGAGACGTCGATCGGCGTCGGTTCGGCGGCGTCACGCATCACTTTCTGTCCGTTCGGGACGACGACGATACGCCGTCCCGTCGAACGTATCTCTCGGGAGAGCTGGCCCAGACGATAGACGAATACGCCGCGACCGCGGGAACGGATCCGGACGGCCGCCTGCTCGACATCACGCCGCGTCGAGTCCAGATGCTCGTCTCGGAAGTCGCCGATAGAGCGGCCGAGACGACCGGTGAATCGTGGTTCGCCGACCTTTCGAGCCGCGATCTCCGTCGGTATTTCGCCCGACGATTGCTCGTCGAGGAGGGGATCGACCCGCGGATCGTGGGAACGATCGGCGGGTGGGACCGCCTCGGGGCGCTCGAACCGTATCTCGAACCGGCCGACGACGCAGCCGTCGCGGCCGCGTTCGGCGACTCGGATCGGTCCGCAGTCGACGGGTCCGGGCTGTCGCTCGACGAGAGCGATCGAGTCGTCGGGCTCGAACTCGACGCCGACGGTCGAATCGTCGGTGCCGAGGGCGACGTTCGATCGACGCTCGAGTACGAACCGAACGCCGTCGTCGGAACGCCGTTCGGACGGCTGTTCACGGACGGTTCCCGCGAGCGTGCGAAACCAAAGGGGCTGCTCTCGTCGGCCAGTAGAGACGATCTCACGGTCGAAACGTGTTGGTTCCGGCGAGCCGACGGCGAGCGAGCCCGCCTCTCGGCGCTCGTCTGCGCCCGACGCGGCGACGATCACCTCACGGGGTTCACCGCGGTTCTCTGGGATGCCGACGCCGATGACGGTAACTGGACGGCGAGTACGTTCCGTCGAGCCGTCTCCGCCGCCGGACAGCCCGTCTGTTTTGCCACCGCCGACGGGGAACTCGAGTACGTCAACCTTGCCTTCGAGGAGCTGACCGGATACACCCAAAGCGAGGTCGTTGGCCGCCCGGCTGCCGACATTCTCAGCTCCGGGGAGGATCTCGAGGCCTACGACGAATCGCTCCGGGGGACGGTGTCGGACGGGGAGCCGTGGGTCGGACAGGTGACGATCCGCCGAAAGAGCGGTGAGCGAGTGCATCTCCGCCAGACGGTCGCGCCGATCGGCGGCGGTGAGTTCGTCGTCATCGTCGCGACGGACGTGACCGAGCGGGTTCGACGCGAACGCGCACTCGCTCGTCGCTGCGAGACGCTCGAGGGGCTCGAAGGGCTGGTCGCGGACATCAACGCTGCCGGCCGGGAACTGATCGACGCATCGACCAGATCCGAGATCGAAGCCGCGGTCTGCGCCTCGCTCGCCGACAGCGACGCGTATCTCGCCGCGTGGATTGGCGGCACAGCACCGGGTGATCCACAGCTGCGACCGCGGGAGGGGGCCGGGGCGGCCATCGTCGGTGACTCACCGTTCACTACCGACGCCGGAGTGCTGTCATCGGCGCTCGAAACCGATCATCCCCGGGTCGCGGGCGGAGAGTTTTCGGCGGACGTCGCCGGTCCCTTCGATCCCGAGGACGTCTCCGACGCTCGCGCGGTCGGGGTCGTCCCGCTCGCGTACGGGGAGACAACGTACGGACTCCTCGTCGTGTTCACCGACCGCGGGACCGCGTTCGGCGACCGCGAACGGACGCTCCTGTCCGATCTCGGAGCGCACGTCGGGCACGCGATCACCGCGATAGAGCGCCGGAATCTGCTGTTGGCGGACACCGTCGTCGAGTTGGAGTTCAACTGCACCGATCGAGGTGCCTTTCTCGTCTCCGCGACGGCCGCACACGAGTGCACCTGCTCGATCGAGGCGGTCGTCCCCGTCTCGGAGGATTCGCTTTTGTTTTACGCGACGCTTTCGAACGCGTCCCCGGACGCGTTTCTCGATACGGCGACCGCGGCGCCGGGCGTCACCGACGGCCGCTACATCCGCGAGTACGACGACCGATCGCTGCTCGAGTTCACCGTCGAGGGGAGTTCTCCGGCGCTGACGCTGACCGAGCTGAGCGCGACGATTCGGGAGGGGGTCGCCGCCGCCGGCACACAGACCCTCCGGGCCGAGATCTCCCAGGAGATGAGCGTCAGATCGGTTGTCGAGGGGCTGCAGGCTTCGTTCCCGGACACCGCGCTTCGGGCGAAACAGGCGGTCGACCGCCCAGTCGAGACCGTCGCGGACTTTCAGGACTCGCTCGCGGAGACGCTCACGGACAAACAGCGCGCGGCGCTCCGGGCGGCGTACTTCGCCGGCTACTTCGATTGGCCGCGTGGATCGACCGCCGAGGAGGTCGCCGACTCGATGGGCGTCTCCTCGCCGACGCTCCACAACCACCTCCGGAAGGCCGAGCGAAAGCTCCTTTCGTCGTTCTTCGAGCACACGCGCGATCACATCGGCGGCGGTCCTCCGCACATCTGA
- a CDS encoding class I SAM-dependent methyltransferase, which translates to MRHFDAEYLRETRRGMWADSRAALADLDLGSCDRVIDVGCGEGALTRVLREECPGEVIGCDRNVELLSELDAPAVRGDAYDLPFADGGVDLVVCQALLINLADPERAVREFARVASDRVACIEPDNGAVSVESTVDAERDLALRARRRYLDGVETDVQLGADAATVLEDAGLSNVRTRRYEQTLVVEPPYSDADLEAASRKASGAGLRARRGTMVGTEEALDSLRTEWRAMGRDAVEQVQREEYRRTETVPFYVAVGDV; encoded by the coding sequence ATGCGGCACTTCGACGCCGAGTACCTGCGGGAGACGCGCCGCGGTATGTGGGCCGACAGCCGCGCTGCCCTCGCCGATCTCGATCTCGGATCGTGCGACCGCGTCATCGACGTGGGCTGCGGCGAGGGGGCTCTGACGCGGGTGCTCCGCGAGGAGTGCCCCGGCGAGGTGATCGGCTGCGATCGCAATGTCGAGTTACTCTCCGAACTCGACGCCCCGGCCGTTCGCGGGGATGCGTACGACCTCCCGTTCGCCGACGGGGGCGTCGACCTCGTCGTCTGCCAGGCGCTGTTGATCAACCTCGCCGATCCCGAGCGCGCGGTCCGAGAGTTCGCACGCGTCGCGTCCGATCGCGTCGCCTGTATCGAACCCGACAACGGGGCCGTCAGCGTCGAGTCGACCGTCGACGCCGAACGCGACCTCGCTCTGCGCGCGCGCCGTCGGTACCTCGACGGCGTCGAAACAGACGTCCAACTGGGTGCCGACGCCGCGACAGTCCTTGAAGACGCCGGGCTCTCCAACGTGCGCACGCGGCGGTACGAGCAGACGCTCGTCGTTGAACCGCCGTACAGCGACGCTGATCTCGAAGCGGCTAGCCGGAAGGCGAGCGGGGCGGGTCTGCGCGCACGCCGGGGGACCATGGTCGGCACCGAGGAGGCGCTCGACTCGCTCCGCACCGAATGGCGCGCGATGGGCAGGGACGCGGTCGAACAGGTACAGCGCGAGGAGTACCGCCGCACGGAGACGGTTCCGTTCTACGTCGCCGTCGGGGACGTGTAG